The sequence TGTTGGCGGTCGCGCGTCAATAAACATGTTCAACGTAATTGATAATGTAAACTTCAGGTACTTCGGCATCGAAGCTAATTACAGCAAGGAGTTTGGCGATTTTGCCGCTTACCGCCGCGCGGTACAAGGCTTGCCCGATTATCATGTGAGCACCCGCACCGAAATGTTTACCCTCGGCGCCACCAGCGAGGTGATATGGCATGCCCGGAACGCGGTGGAAAATCAATACGCGCTCCGACTATTTTTAGGTAAAAGCCTTGGCAGTTACAGCGAACTGAAATCGACCAACAGTAGCGATTTTAAGCTGCCCGAATTCCCGGTATATCTTACCGTAAGCTACTTTATGCAGATAAAACAACTATGGGGCGCCGCCGAACTAACCCGTACTGATATCGCGGTGCCGGGATTGAGGATCAGATTTGGGTACAAGTTCTGATTTGCTTCGCGTCATTGAGTCATTACGCTACACTGTCATTTATCCGATGTATCCCAATGACTAATGACAGCGTAGCGAAATGACTAATGATCATCCGTCCTGAACGGGGATGCTGGCAAGCCTTCCTGATTGTATAAGTTGCCTGTTGGCCTGTCGGCCCAGGCGTAGCGTACCTGTGTGGGGTTTGATATTTCGGCGCTGCTTACTTCAACCTGCTTCCCGTTGATCACCGCATCAGCCAATACCCATTTATTATCGGCACCGGCAATAACAAAACCTTTCAGCGGGCCGTCCTTGGCCAGCAGACCACTGCCAATATGATCGAACTTCAGGATCATCTTGTTGCCTTTTATTGCTGCCGATTTAAACATCGGCCCTGAATATTCCAGCCCTTTTTGGCCGTAAAGCAATGCCTTTGCCGGTAATGACAGGCGATAACCAGCCTCGGGTTTTTGTGGATAATGCCACCCGCCCGAGCGTAGATCGAAATTAACGGTCATGGCCATATTAGGTAAGCTAAGCGCCTGCCGTTGCCCCTCGCGCACCATTGGGATAAAGGCGGCGGTATCTAAGGGGATAGGCTTATTGGGCCTTTCGCTGGAAAGCTGGCCGTAGTAAAACGGGAAATCGCCCTGGCCCCAGGCTTTGCGCCAGCCGTTTATCAGCATTTTGAATTGCACGCCGTATCGCGGGGTCATCACGGTATCGTAGGTGTTTTGTTCGCCCTGTATCCAAACGGTGCCTTTTATGCCATAGCCCACAACGGGAGCCACATATTTATTAAAGTTGCTGCCGGCGGCTATGTTTTTGGTGGTGCGCATGCCTGGGTCGGCGGCTACGGTTTCCTGGTCAAACCAGGTCTCTATCAGGGTGCCGCCAACTGCGGTTACCATCAGCCCAACTGCGCAATCTACTGATTTTAAGATCTCCTTGCCAAAAAAGAAACCCGTTGCCGAGCAGCCCCCCGCCGTAGCCGGACTGATCACCTGCCAGTTAGCGGTACTGTTGCGTGGCGGTCGCATATTCATATAACGCATCAGCGGCAGATTGGCGTTTTTAATGGTATCAGCAAAGCGGTCTTTAAACTGGCTGGTATTGTTTAGCGTAAGGTCCATGTTAGATTGGCCTGCGCATTGCCAAACCTCACCCACGTAAACATCGGTAAGGGTAATGGTATTGCTGCCGGCAATAGTCATCTCCAGCGGACCGGCTGCTTTCATTGGACTTAACACTATGCGCCATTTACCATCGGTACCGGCTTTGGTAGTTTTAGTTTGCCCGTTAAAAGTTATGGTTACTTGCTCGCCGGCACCGGCAGTGCCCCAAACAGGGCAGGGCATTTTGCGTTGCAGCACCATATGATCGCTAAAGGGTGGGGCGATGATAATGGCAGCTTGTGCTACGCTAAAACCCAACAATAAAAACACAATGGCAACGCCACGGGCAATGGGGATAGTTTTCATAAAAAAGGATAATTGGTTGTGATCCAGTTTAAATATCACATTAAATAAAAATTGTAGTATCCTGTGCTATCCTGAAAAGCGGGTATGGTCACAGAGGTTTTACAAAAGGTGTAGCTATATAAACCGCTTAAGTTTTTAAAATATGCCGTCATTCTGGAGCGATATAATCCCGGTGGCCTCTAATGGTTTTTATGACATGCCGATGAAAGCCCCCTCTAAATCTCCCCCAAAGGGGGAGACTTTGGAACCCTCTCCGCTGGAGAGGGCAGGGTGAGGCTTCAGCGGAAAAACAAACATGTCATGGGTAGCGATAGCGAAGACTCTCCGTTATGTGAGTAGACTACATAGTTTGGGATTCTTCGCTATCACTCAGAATGACGATCTGGTTTATAAGAGAATTAAAACAAACTCGTTTGCCGCCCATTTTTGGGGATGAACAGCGTGTGATCCATCGCCGGCATTTCGCGGCCTTGCATAAAACGGTTGCAGGCCATGCGGAAAAGCTGGTGGATAGACCGGGCTACTTGTCCTTCACCGCTCATGCGGCGGCCGTATTCGCTATCGTTCAGTGATCCATCATGGCAGGCGCGAATCATGTTCAGCACCTTTTCGGCACGATCAGGGAACGCTTTGTGGATCCAGTCGGTAAATATTTCGGCAATACTGCCGTTCAGGCGTACAATGGTGAAGCCGGCCCCGCGCGCGCCACGGTCGGCTGCGGCTTTTATAATAGCTGGTACCTCGTTGCTGTTTAAGCCGGGGATGATGGGGGCAGCCATTACCCTTACGGGGATGCCACGTTCCGATAGTTTTTGTATCACGTTCAACCGGCCGCTGGCAGTAACGGTGCGCGGTTCCAGTTTTTGGCGCAGTTGCTCGTTTAACGAATTGAGGGATACGTTTACGCTAACCAAATTCATAGATGCCAGTTCGGCCAGGATATCGATATCGCGAAGGATCAAATTATTCTTGGTAATGAAGGCTACGGGATTGCGATAGCGCAGAAACAATTCGAGCATGCGGCGGGTAATTTCCAGTTTGCGTTCTATTGGCTGATAACAATCGGTATTGCCCGATAGCAGGATGGTTACCGGTTTGTAATTCTTTTTATTAAAATATTCTTCCAGCAGTTCGGGTGCGTTGCGTTTAACGATGATCTTGCGTTCGAAATCCAGCCCGGCACTGAAGCCATAATATTCGTGGCTATTGCGGGCATAACAGTAGATGCAACCATGCTCGCAACCCTGGTAGGGGTTAATGGAGTGCATATTGCCCAGGTCGGGGCTATTGCTTTCGCTGACGATCTTTTTCGGGGTTTCCTCGTAGATCTGTGTGGCCGAATTTTCCAGTAAAGGTTCATCAATCCCCTCTATATGGTCCTGCACATATTTACGCTGTAAAAACTTGTTGTGGGTATTAACCTGCGCACCCCTGCCCTTAAAAAACTCCGGATTATCCTCATGTGCCATAGCACAAATTTGCTAATTTATTTAGCAAATTACAATTCTATCAATTTATTTTTTATGGCATAAAGTACCAGGCCAACACGGCTTTTTATCTGTAGTTTCTCAAAAAGCTGGTCGCGGTAACCATCAACCGTGCGCGCGCTGATGCACATGGTGTCGGCTATTTCTTTGTAGGTCAATTCGGTAGCGGCAAGCTTTAAAAACTCCAGTTCGCGGCTGTTTAGTTTGATCAGTTCGGGCTTATGGTTAAAGCTGTTGATGATGTGGCGGGTAACAAACTCGGGGTAATAAACTTCTCCCTGCGATACCTTTTGCAGCGCCTGCTCAAACTCGTGTGGTTCGGCATCTTTTAGCAGGTAACCTTTTACGCCCATCTTCACCATTTCCAGCACCTTTTCGGCATCGCCAAACATGCTAAGGATGATAATATGGATATCCGGGTAGTTTTTGCGCAGCCAGCGGGCGGTTTCGGTACCATCCATTATTGGCATGTTGATATCCAATAAGATAATATCAGGCTTAACTTTTGGGGTAAGCTTGTTGGTTAGTTCTTCGCCATTGCCGGCTTCAAACAAAACCTGGTAGCCTTTAAATTCGCTGATAAGCGACGCGATGCCGCTGCGAAAAAGGCGATGATCGTCAACCAGCGCTATTTGGATGGGTGCCATCTATATTTAGTTGTTTAAATGGATCGAGTTTAACTTTAATTATACAGCCTTGCCCCGGCGCTGTTTCAAGCGTTGCTACGGCACCGATCAGGGCCGCACGGCTTTCCATATTCTTTAATCCGGCACCGTTTTTTGTGTTGGCCGTATCGGTGGTAAAGCCAATTCCGTCATCGGCAAGCGTCAAATTAAACGATTCTTCGTCATATATCAAACTAATGCTAAAATTACGCGCGTGGGCATATTTCAGCGCGTTATTCAACGCTTCCTGGAAAATGCGGAACAATACCAGTTCGCGTTGCTCACCCAGGCTGTATTGATCGCCGCTTACCTGCAAATTTATTTTGATCAACCCGCTTTTGTTAACGCGGTCTATCTCCAAATTCATCGATCGCACCAGGCCAAACTGGCTGATCTGTTGAAAACTCAAACTCTTGGAAAGGTTGCGCAGATCGGTAATTACCTGGGCCAGCAGGTCGCGGCTCTCGTCTATCTTTCGCTGTTTTTTATCCTCGGCCATACTGGCGGTAGTGCCCAGGTTAAGTTTAACAAACGAAAGCACCTGCCCGATGTTATCGTGCAGTTCCTGGCTGATATAATTGAGGGTTTGCTCCTGCACTTCTATCTGGGTGGTTAGTATCTCCTGGCTGAAGACAGCCTTCATATGTTCCTGCTCGGTAATATGTATGGTGCGTTTTTTTTGATAAAAGAATAGAAAGCTGATGATGAAAATACCCAGCAACAATAGCATAATGGTGCCTGCTATAATGATGAGGACATAGTCTTGATCGGCCTGAAACATAGAAACGCAATTATTAAGCAAGAATATAAAATAATGTTGGCCACTCCGCTAACAACATGAAAAATTTCCCTGAATAATAATGGCCGGCTATACGCTAAATTAAACGAAGCGAAAAACAAAAATTCGGATAAGAAAAAGAACAGCAGGCCGGTGTTGACCCAAAAATCGGGCTTGTGCAGCAGGGCCGTTTCCTTATCAAACTCACCCATCAGCAAATAAAAGAAGCGGCATACCATAATGATCAGCACGCCGTACTGTATCACAATAGCGATGGAGCACAACCGCATAATGCCCTGTATAAAGCAAATATCTATCAGCGTAAAAGTGAATACGCAAAGCGTAATAAAGGTGAAGCGTTTTTTCTCCTTCTTTTCGCGATAAGCACTAATAATAAAGAAGCTGTAGAACAGGTATTCGAACGCGATCTCGATATTTACCGCCCATAAATTTGATTTATTGGGGCCTATGCCAAAAAGCTTGTTAGACGACCCATACTCATACAATAAGATAATGGCCAGGTAAGGCAAAAAAAGCTTGTAGCGGGTAAGGTTGAATCTCTTGTACGAGAAAAGGCAAATAAAAAAAGCGGCTACTTCTAAAACTAAATTAATTATTCTGGCCATACGAAATGTAAATGCCGGTTATTTTATCAATAACCGGCGTTTCACCATAAATATAAGTCTTAGTCGATAGCGCAGCCACAGCCGGTATCAGGCGGGCAGATGAGCCCGTGGTTTACACCGCGGCCATCGCCTTCACCTTCGGTATCACCACTTTTTCCATCAGCGCCGGCTTCTACAAGGTCCTCATCGTTTTTGATCAGGTCGCGGTCGCGTTGGCCATTGATGTTTTTGGTAGGTACCAATATTACGGTTTGCTGGTTGTGATAATGAGACGGGATCTCATGGTCGCGGTGCAGCACGCCGGTTTTGTGTACGGCAAAATAAACACGCAGGCCAAATTCATTATTGTTTTCGGCATTGCAGCCATGGTCGGCAAACATCTGGTCGATGGCTGCCTTGGTAAACCAAACACTTTTTGAATCTTTAGTGCGGTCAAGGTCAACTATATTGCCGTTCTCGTCCTTCTTTTTAATTACTTCGTAATAGTTATCAACTAATTTTTGTAACTGGCTTTTCTTCACACCACCATTGCCGCGCGAAGTAGGGTTTAATTTTGACATTGGGCTTTAATTTATAGGTTAATATTTGGCTAAAAATAACATTATGTTTCAAATAAAAGCATACCGTTTTTTCACGGTATAAAACACAGTTAAAACCCCCTTACATACTGTGGTTTACACTAAAATTCAACCCATTATATTTTGTCAATTTTGATGCGCACGTCAATCTTAACCTATAAACACAATTTGGCTTAAAAAACTGTTATATATTTTATGCGAAGCCTGCTACAACGACTACTAAAAAAGCCGATCATCAGGCTGACCGATAAATACTCATCGCGCCCCGATAAAAAGCGCGTGAACAAGGCATTGACCGAACTTTACCAGGATATTGCCGGTGGAGGCAGCAAACGCGGGAAAGTGATCCCGTTCGACGCGTCGGCACAAAAATTCATCATCCTGTCCGATCAGCATAAGGGCGCGCGCGATGGCGCAGATGATTTTGCCATGGCCGAGAAAAATTACCTGGCCGCGCTGGATCATTATAACCGCAACAGCTTTCATTACATTAACCTGGGCGATAGCGAGGAACTTTGGGAGAACCGGTACCTGAGCATTAAAAAACATAACAAAGCTACGTTTGAGCACGAGCAGCTTTTTTTAAAGCGTAATGCTTTCACCAAGATCTTCGGTAATCACGATCTGTATTGGGATAACGATCCGCTGGCGGCATTTGGCCTGTCGCAATTGTATGGCCAAAGCGTAAAAGTTTTAGAGGGCGTTGTGCTGCAAACCAAAGTCCATAACAGGGAATTATCTATCTACCTAACACATGGCCACCAGGGCGATCTGCAAAGTGATGGCAACTGGCTTAGCAAGTGGTTTATATCAAACGTATGGGGTCCGCTGCAGGCATATCTACGTATTAACCCCAATACCCCCGCCAATAACGATCAGCTGAAGACCACGCACAACCGCATGATGTATGAATGGAGCGAAAAGCGCGAAGACCTGCTGCTGATCACCGGGCATACGCACCAGCCGGTGTTTAAATCGTTAACGCATCTTGAAACCTTGTATGCCGGACTTGACAAAGCCAAGGCAGACAACGATGAACCCCGCATACGCAACCTGCAGCACCAGATTGATGAACGCCATTTTAAGGGCGATAAGGTTTTAGAATTTAAAGACCATGACTATAAACCGTGCTACTTTAACAGCGGCTGCTGCTGTTTTGACGACGGCGACATTACCGGGATAGAAATTGAGGATGGGCACATACGGCTGATCAAGTGGAAATATATAACGCATAAACAGCCACAAAGGGTGGTACTTGATGAATGCAGCCTGGGCGACCTTGTAAACTTTGGCAATAAAAAACCACAGTTACAGCACGCCTAAGTAATTAGCCATCGAGCAGGAAAACAAACAACTCCTTAGGGCCATGGGCGCCCAACACCAGCGTTTTCTCGATATCGGCCGTACGGCTTGGGCCGGTGATATTGCTGATCATACTGGGGATATTGCTGCCATATTTTTCCTTTAGCAATTTAAAGGCATCCTTTAAATCGGGTACCAGTTGCGATGTATAGGCTACCACCAAATGCACCGGCGGGTAAATGCTAAGCCTGCGCCCGGCGCCATTGGCGTTGCTGATCATTATGCTGCCATTGCGGGCCACCAGGGCTTCGCAAAGGGTTATGCCTGCTTCGGCCTGGTCAAAATCTTTATCGGTCTCAAAAAAGGGGAATTCGTAGTTCTTTAATAATTGCTGCAGGGCGGGTTCCCAGCAGTATATCTTGTGCCAGCTGCGCTCTTCGGCAATGGTGAGCAGTTGTTCTATCAGGTGTATCTCGTCTTCGCAAAAAATAAAGTTGCCGGCCACCGCCATCAGTTGCTCGGCGAAGATCACCTCCAGCAGTTCGTCATTATCGGCATAAAGTGGTAGTTGCTCCAGGTTGGGGTAGGGGTTGTCCCGCTTCTCCAGCAAGGCGCTGCGCACTTTTTTCAGCAATTTTTCTTTGGCTGTGGTAATGTTTTTCATGCTTGCTTAACGTACCGGTTGAGTTTGGCTTCAAAAGTACAAAAAGCTCAGTACATTATGTTCAGGTACCCGCTCAATTAACTAACACCTGATCTATCCAAACCATGTTTCCCTTACTGCCATAATCGTTCCGGCGCTTATCGCTCCATTTGCTGTGTTCGCCTAAAACGGTAATGGTTAAGGTATAATCATCTTCGGGCAAAAGCGGATTAATGAACCTGATACCTTTTGTTTGATTAAGGGAATACATGTCTATCGTAGCCGTCAATATTTTTTTACCACGGCGGTTACTGATACTTATCTGTGCATAGCCACCTGTTGGCCCGGTCGGGCCATAAACCACTACCCGCTTACCGTGAAATTTAACAGTAAGCATGGCGCCCTTTTCATCAGAGCTGCCGTTAGCTAAGTTTGAAGAAGTATTATGCTGCCAGTTCCCGGTAAATGCATACGCGTTTTTATCACCGGCCAGTACGCTTTTGCCGGTTATCAAATTTTGCAGCGGGGGCATGTTCCAATGAGTATCTAAACACCAGCTATCCATATAATTTGGTATATATAACGATGTGCCGTGGATGTAAAGCGGTTGCCACACATAAGTAGCTGCCGATGCCTGTCGCGGGTACGACCATCTATCGCCCATGAACATAAAAATAGTATCCCGTTCGGTTTCAACAGGGAGCACAAAGGTAGTTTGCGAGTTATAGGTCAGGCTGCCCTCGGGCGCAAATAGTCCGCGGGCCGTCCATGGGCCTTTTAATGATGTTGCCGTCAGGTAGAAATTATCATTACGTTCCCAACTGGTGCGGTGCGAGCCGAGCCAAAAGTAAATTCCGCCCTTTTTCAATATTGCCGGCGACTCGCATTCGGGCGACATATCTTTGATGACCTGTTCGGTGGCGCTTTTGTAATCGTCGCTCAACCGGTAGATCTCGCCGCTGTGCAGTAGCAGATAGCCCGTGCCATCCGTATCCTGGAAGGTACCCATATCCCATTTCCGTATCGGTTTGCCGTTAAACAATATCGGCCCGCGAAAGGTATATGGTCCCGTAATTTTACTTGCCGTAGCATAGCCAATGCATTGGTCTTTATATCCCATATCGTCGGTATGCATCAGCATCACATATTCACCGGTTTTGGGGCACTTCATCACCTTCGCACGTTCGCCAACGCGATTGGGGCCAAGCCGGCCGCTATCCTGCACGGGTAGGGCAATACGCTCAAACTTCCAGTGGCTCAGGTCGGTTGATGAATAACAATTGAAGCCTGTGAACGCGTTTGTCGTATCAGAATGCTTTTCGCCGAATAGATAATAACGGCCATTATCTTTAATAATACCCGCCGCGTGGGCGCTTACCACCTGTCCGCGGTCATCAAACCAGGGCACGCCCGAGTAAATAGTAGAGGCGATGCCGGTTTTTTGAGCGATGGCGTTGCCAGAAAGAGTTAAGAATAGTAGTGTGAGAATAGATTGGGAGAAATTTTTCATTGATGGTTATGCTATGTGCAACCACATCGATGGATGTGAAACCCATCGCTATAATGGTTAAGGTTTTGTTTACTTCACCATCAGTGCAACTACCGGTTCTATCAGCTTGCGCGATGCTACGGCATCCATGTGCAGGCCGTCGGTGCTCATGGTTTCCATATCAAGGCCCGGGGTTTTATGGCCGTTCACAAACAGGCAGCCGTTCTTTTTGGCTATCTTTTCAAAGCTTTTGCTCATGGCCTCTACGCGCTTGTTACCGCCGATGTATTTTTCCTGCGTATCGGTCTTGCTGCCATAGGGGGGAGGCGAGATGATAATGATCTTCGCTTTATTGATGGTGGGATAAGGGCAGTTTTTTATCTTTTTGATCAGCGTTTCCAGGTTACCGGGTACCTCCTGCTGGCGCGGGTCGAAGATGGCCTTAGCATCGTTGGTGCCCAGTTCCATCACCACAAAATCGTAGGGGCGGTCGCCGGTTGCATCGGCGGCCTTTTTCAGGTTGCCATCTATCACCATCAGCGAATTGGCGGTGGTATCATTTAAATTAATGAAGCCAATGGTCCGGCCCGATTTGCTGATGTTAAACACCGTAGCATTGGGTAGCGCTGTCTTTAACTGGATTGGCCAGCTATGGGGAAAGGTACCATTACTATCGCCAAGTGTAAAAATATTCAGTTTCTTGTCTGACAATGCCGTGCCCTGCGCATGCGATAAGAACGGCAGCAGCGATAATAAAACAACCATAAGCCTCATTTTATTTTTCATGATGTTCCTGTTTAATATAAGCTGTTTAATAAACTACGTTGGTACTGTTGTTTGCTTCGTAAACCGGTTTTGCCCCGCTTGCCGATTTGACATTGGTAAAGTTCAGCCGCTCGGCATCTTTAATTACAATGCGCGCGTTATCGGGTGTAATGATGTTGGTAAAGCTGCAATCTTTCAGCTTATGGGCATCGTCCTTAAAACCGTTCAGATCCATCACCGGCCCTTTGGCAACGCTGGCTTTCGACAGATCGATATTCCGGAACGTGAAATTAGCGAACGTTGGCGGCTCTGGAGCGGCGGCGCCATCATTGTTATAGTTAAGAGCCGTAAAAATGGTGATCTTTAATAGCTGGCAATCGGCCACGGTTACGTTTTTTACATAGCCGCCGCGCTCTTTGGTGCCTTTTATCTGCATGCCGTTCAGCAGCGCGCCTGCTTTGCAGTCCTGCACCAAAACATCGCTCACCCCGCCCGACATTTCGCTGCCGATGGAGATGCCATGCCCCTTAATAAAATCGCAATCGGTAATGCGCACGTTGCGGGTAGGCTTGCCAATGGTAAAGCCCTCGGGGTTTTTGCCCGATTTAATGGCGATGCAATCATCGCCGGTAGAGAAGCTGCAATTGAAGATATAGCTATCGTCGGACGAATCGGGATCCAAACCATCGCCGTTATGGGCCGTACTCACAATTTTCAGATCGTGGCAGGTAACGCCCTTGCTGTAAATATAGTGGATGGTCCAGCAGGGCGAATCCTGGATGTTAAGGCCCTGGATCTCCACATCGCGGCAGTTCAGCAAGCAGATCAAGCGCCCGCGAACCCGAAGACCGCCGTGGTCCATCATGTTTTTA comes from Mucilaginibacter mali and encodes:
- a CDS encoding metallophosphoesterase family protein translates to MRSLLQRLLKKPIIRLTDKYSSRPDKKRVNKALTELYQDIAGGGSKRGKVIPFDASAQKFIILSDQHKGARDGADDFAMAEKNYLAALDHYNRNSFHYINLGDSEELWENRYLSIKKHNKATFEHEQLFLKRNAFTKIFGNHDLYWDNDPLAAFGLSQLYGQSVKVLEGVVLQTKVHNRELSIYLTHGHQGDLQSDGNWLSKWFISNVWGPLQAYLRINPNTPANNDQLKTTHNRMMYEWSEKREDLLLITGHTHQPVFKSLTHLETLYAGLDKAKADNDEPRIRNLQHQIDERHFKGDKVLEFKDHDYKPCYFNSGCCCFDDGDITGIEIEDGHIRLIKWKYITHKQPQRVVLDECSLGDLVNFGNKKPQLQHA
- a CDS encoding PA0069 family radical SAM protein, producing the protein MAHEDNPEFFKGRGAQVNTHNKFLQRKYVQDHIEGIDEPLLENSATQIYEETPKKIVSESNSPDLGNMHSINPYQGCEHGCIYCYARNSHEYYGFSAGLDFERKIIVKRNAPELLEEYFNKKNYKPVTILLSGNTDCYQPIERKLEITRRMLELFLRYRNPVAFITKNNLILRDIDILAELASMNLVSVNVSLNSLNEQLRQKLEPRTVTASGRLNVIQKLSERGIPVRVMAAPIIPGLNSNEVPAIIKAAADRGARGAGFTIVRLNGSIAEIFTDWIHKAFPDRAEKVLNMIRACHDGSLNDSEYGRRMSGEGQVARSIHQLFRMACNRFMQGREMPAMDHTLFIPKNGRQTSLF
- a CDS encoding SGNH/GDSL hydrolase family protein, with translation MKNKMRLMVVLLSLLPFLSHAQGTALSDKKLNIFTLGDSNGTFPHSWPIQLKTALPNATVFNISKSGRTIGFINLNDTTANSLMVIDGNLKKAADATGDRPYDFVVMELGTNDAKAIFDPRQQEVPGNLETLIKKIKNCPYPTINKAKIIIISPPPYGSKTDTQEKYIGGNKRVEAMSKSFEKIAKKNGCLFVNGHKTPGLDMETMSTDGLHMDAVASRKLIEPVVALMVK
- a CDS encoding glycoside hydrolase family 28 protein, producing MKKKYLLLALLLSGLSAAFATEAPQKLMVAPGTLSATSATLIWDKPVKYDDIVRYHIILNGKEAGTTAKGNYILNGLSPVKTYSCAVRSEDRDGKLSAPSAPVKFNTQHQGKTFNVTDFGAKGDGATINTKAIQKAIDACPVNGTVLIPEGTFMSGALYLKSHMTLQIAKGGVLKGSVSDVDYLPFINNRFEGWEMKTYASLINAGIMNNKGGYTVDDLHIKGEGTISGGNSPLAKNMMDHGGLRVRGRLICLLNCRDVEIQGLNIQDSPCWTIHYIYSKGVTCHDLKIVSTAHNGDGLDPDSSDDSYIFNCSFSTGDDCIAIKSGKNPEGFTIGKPTRNVRITDCDFIKGHGISIGSEMSGGVSDVLVQDCKAGALLNGMQIKGTKERGGYVKNVTVADCQLLKITIFTALNYNNDGAAAPEPPTFANFTFRNIDLSKASVAKGPVMDLNGFKDDAHKLKDCSFTNIITPDNARIVIKDAERLNFTNVKSASGAKPVYEANNSTNVVY
- a CDS encoding family 43 glycosylhydrolase: MKNFSQSILTLLFLTLSGNAIAQKTGIASTIYSGVPWFDDRGQVVSAHAAGIIKDNGRYYLFGEKHSDTTNAFTGFNCYSSTDLSHWKFERIALPVQDSGRLGPNRVGERAKVMKCPKTGEYVMLMHTDDMGYKDQCIGYATASKITGPYTFRGPILFNGKPIRKWDMGTFQDTDGTGYLLLHSGEIYRLSDDYKSATEQVIKDMSPECESPAILKKGGIYFWLGSHRTSWERNDNFYLTATSLKGPWTARGLFAPEGSLTYNSQTTFVLPVETERDTIFMFMGDRWSYPRQASAATYVWQPLYIHGTSLYIPNYMDSWCLDTHWNMPPLQNLITGKSVLAGDKNAYAFTGNWQHNTSSNLANGSSDEKGAMLTVKFHGKRVVVYGPTGPTGGYAQISISNRRGKKILTATIDMYSLNQTKGIRFINPLLPEDDYTLTITVLGEHSKWSDKRRNDYGSKGNMVWIDQVLVN
- a CDS encoding response regulator transcription factor — its product is MAPIQIALVDDHRLFRSGIASLISEFKGYQVLFEAGNGEELTNKLTPKVKPDIILLDINMPIMDGTETARWLRKNYPDIHIIILSMFGDAEKVLEMVKMGVKGYLLKDAEPHEFEQALQKVSQGEVYYPEFVTRHIINSFNHKPELIKLNSRELEFLKLAATELTYKEIADTMCISARTVDGYRDQLFEKLQIKSRVGLVLYAIKNKLIEL
- a CDS encoding LutC/YkgG family protein, which gives rise to MKNITTAKEKLLKKVRSALLEKRDNPYPNLEQLPLYADNDELLEVIFAEQLMAVAGNFIFCEDEIHLIEQLLTIAEERSWHKIYCWEPALQQLLKNYEFPFFETDKDFDQAEAGITLCEALVARNGSIMISNANGAGRRLSIYPPVHLVVAYTSQLVPDLKDAFKLLKEKYGSNIPSMISNITGPSRTADIEKTLVLGAHGPKELFVFLLDG
- a CDS encoding sensor histidine kinase gives rise to the protein MFQADQDYVLIIIAGTIMLLLLGIFIISFLFFYQKKRTIHITEQEHMKAVFSQEILTTQIEVQEQTLNYISQELHDNIGQVLSFVKLNLGTTASMAEDKKQRKIDESRDLLAQVITDLRNLSKSLSFQQISQFGLVRSMNLEIDRVNKSGLIKINLQVSGDQYSLGEQRELVLFRIFQEALNNALKYAHARNFSISLIYDEESFNLTLADDGIGFTTDTANTKNGAGLKNMESRAALIGAVATLETAPGQGCIIKVKLDPFKQLNIDGTHPNSAG
- a CDS encoding sialate O-acetylesterase; the protein is MKTIPIARGVAIVFLLLGFSVAQAAIIIAPPFSDHMVLQRKMPCPVWGTAGAGEQVTITFNGQTKTTKAGTDGKWRIVLSPMKAAGPLEMTIAGSNTITLTDVYVGEVWQCAGQSNMDLTLNNTSQFKDRFADTIKNANLPLMRYMNMRPPRNSTANWQVISPATAGGCSATGFFFGKEILKSVDCAVGLMVTAVGGTLIETWFDQETVAADPGMRTTKNIAAGSNFNKYVAPVVGYGIKGTVWIQGEQNTYDTVMTPRYGVQFKMLINGWRKAWGQGDFPFYYGQLSSERPNKPIPLDTAAFIPMVREGQRQALSLPNMAMTVNFDLRSGGWHYPQKPEAGYRLSLPAKALLYGQKGLEYSGPMFKSAAIKGNKMILKFDHIGSGLLAKDGPLKGFVIAGADNKWVLADAVINGKQVEVSSAEISNPTQVRYAWADRPTGNLYNQEGLPASPFRTDDH